In Bacillus sp. KH172YL63, one genomic interval encodes:
- a CDS encoding ATP synthase beta subunit C-terminal domain-containing protein yields MKDHLRLNVPLLRRRVPNLTTAAKTVGLRPATVSNLCTGKISVGRAEVKTLVTLANLAECTLDELIIQGGKVSMIETGIKPIDLFAPIVQGGTNGFVARSQIGQFVVLAELTSVLKKKGYHSILLTPDKSYPGLSDLEAFVDVKCHGIDDAFAEVSLIGDKDKVLLYVDRSFVLSGELYDLRERFEADGYADITTFLFDPSGEAVDEDDPFGPLDTLCYFDIDLATRGIYPAIHPVQSTSVLLEDDALESSHTSTNKKAKTLLRRYKEIRVLMNTLGKEKIPEADLERFHIGERLEAYLSQPFYVAEEFTKVKGQTVPVQHTIQDIQHILQGQYNNQDPKDLTYKGKLT; encoded by the coding sequence ATGAAAGATCATTTACGCTTGAACGTTCCGCTGCTGCGCCGACGGGTGCCCAACCTGACGACTGCAGCCAAAACGGTCGGACTCCGTCCTGCCACTGTATCAAATTTATGCACAGGTAAAATTTCGGTCGGCCGAGCCGAAGTGAAGACGCTTGTGACGCTTGCCAACCTGGCCGAATGTACGTTGGATGAATTGATTATTCAAGGAGGGAAAGTAAGTATGATAGAAACGGGGATTAAACCGATTGACTTATTTGCACCGATTGTACAGGGGGGGACGAATGGATTCGTTGCCCGGTCACAGATCGGCCAGTTTGTTGTGTTGGCTGAACTGACAAGTGTGTTGAAGAAAAAGGGTTATCATTCGATTTTACTGACGCCGGACAAATCATATCCAGGCTTGAGCGACCTTGAAGCGTTCGTCGATGTAAAATGTCATGGCATTGACGATGCGTTTGCTGAAGTGTCCCTCATCGGGGATAAAGACAAGGTTCTGTTATACGTCGACCGTTCCTTTGTCCTGTCCGGCGAACTGTATGACCTGAGGGAACGTTTCGAAGCCGACGGTTATGCGGATATTACAACATTCTTATTCGACCCGAGCGGCGAAGCGGTTGATGAGGACGATCCATTCGGACCCCTTGATACACTGTGCTACTTCGATATAGACCTGGCCACGAGGGGAATCTATCCTGCGATCCATCCAGTACAGTCGACGTCTGTCCTTCTGGAGGATGATGCACTGGAATCAAGTCATACCTCGACGAATAAAAAGGCGAAAACATTACTCAGACGTTACAAAGAAATCCGTGTACTCATGAACACACTCGGCAAGGAGAAGATCCCCGAAGCCGATCTCGAGCGCTTCCACATCGGGGAGAGACTCGAAGCCTACTTAAGCCAGCCCTTCTATGTGGCAGAAGAATTCACCAAAGTCAAAGGCCAAACCGTCCCGGTCCAACACACCATCCAAGACATCCAACACATCCTGCAAGGCCAATACAACAACCAGGACCCCAAAGACCTTACCTACAAAGGCAAACTGACCTAA
- a CDS encoding S8 family peptidase: MQGEMRLIPYFTHEIMVDANEIPKGIDLIQAPSMWKNGCKGKGMTIAILDTGCDMNHPDLTGKVKAFRNFTDDDDGAEDNVTDYSGHGTHVAGTIAARENGDGVIGVAPLADLVVIKVLAGNRGSGQYDWIVNGIMYAIEQKVDIISMSLGGPSDYAPLHDAIKQAVAVNISVVCAAGNEGDANSDTDEFSYPASYNEVISVGAIDLQRKSSYFTNSNNEVDLVAPGEQILSTIPGDKYAKLSGTSMSAPHVSGALALIKEYEQISFDRTLSECEVYAQLIKRTVPIGFPKTLEGNGLLFLTAPDLLREHLRNQPLAHIG; encoded by the coding sequence ATGCAGGGTGAAATGAGGTTAATTCCATACTTCACGCATGAAATAATGGTTGATGCTAACGAAATTCCTAAAGGGATCGATCTGATCCAGGCCCCAAGCATGTGGAAGAATGGGTGTAAAGGAAAAGGGATGACGATTGCCATCCTCGATACAGGCTGTGACATGAATCATCCTGATCTTACAGGGAAAGTAAAAGCATTCCGGAATTTCACCGATGACGATGACGGAGCAGAAGATAACGTGACCGATTACAGTGGCCACGGCACACATGTGGCCGGCACAATCGCCGCCCGGGAAAACGGGGACGGCGTGATCGGTGTTGCACCATTGGCTGATCTTGTGGTGATCAAAGTACTTGCCGGCAACCGGGGAAGCGGTCAATACGACTGGATCGTTAACGGCATAATGTATGCGATCGAGCAAAAAGTGGACATCATATCCATGTCACTCGGCGGTCCTTCTGACTATGCCCCGCTCCACGATGCCATCAAACAGGCAGTGGCTGTGAATATTTCCGTCGTCTGCGCCGCAGGGAATGAAGGTGACGCCAACAGCGACACCGACGAGTTCTCCTATCCGGCTTCATACAATGAGGTCATATCCGTCGGGGCCATTGACCTTCAAAGAAAATCGTCCTACTTCACCAATTCCAACAATGAAGTTGATTTAGTGGCACCTGGGGAACAAATCCTGTCGACAATCCCAGGTGACAAGTATGCTAAACTCAGCGGAACCTCCATGTCTGCACCCCACGTATCCGGGGCACTTGCCCTTATCAAAGAGTATGAACAGATTTCATTCGACCGGACGCTCTCAGAGTGTGAAGTATATGCACAACTCATCAAGCGGACGGTGCCGATCGGTTTCCCAAAAACGCTGGAAGGGAATGGACTGCTGTTCCTGACAGCACCGGACCTTTTACGGGAGCATTTGAGGAACCAGCCCCTTGCACATATCGGATAA
- a CDS encoding ATP-binding protein, with product MLVEKLLLHVLIILAPVLVQTSLLENHKLGKSPVFIGVLHGLAAFMCLIFAYESFGLYWDFRYIPLVLSMLYGGRKAGVIVFLFIIAARIINGGDALVFGFISAFLAGFMPFLISNQFWSFSPKKRVTFAVLLGFWPALVMLAILLSYAFITGVPVSGNQEMGIYVVIFGGIQVLGVGLAAQLNEWMIEKKQLREEIMKSEKLNTLGELAASIAHEVRNPLTVVKGFLQLMKKQVKGDHDEYLKIVLSELGRAEDIINDYLNFAKPELEKVERVNVKDVLMDVNFLLNAYALKEGVHLEADVEEEGLLWTDRNKLKQAFVNIIKNAIEATPPQGSVNVSLEVKDALALITVKDTGKGMTKEQVAKLGTLFYTTKDHGTGLGTSVSIRIIEAMGGNVRYSSVVGKGTTAVITLPMNSEKIARLHPESNKKFMHKQNA from the coding sequence ATGCTGGTTGAGAAGTTGTTATTGCATGTATTGATCATATTGGCGCCTGTACTCGTTCAGACGTCTCTCCTTGAGAATCATAAGCTGGGGAAATCTCCTGTGTTCATTGGGGTGCTGCACGGGTTGGCGGCTTTTATGTGCCTGATCTTTGCATATGAAAGCTTCGGTTTGTACTGGGATTTTCGTTATATTCCCTTGGTTCTTTCGATGCTGTACGGCGGAAGGAAAGCGGGGGTCATCGTATTTCTGTTTATTATCGCTGCCCGGATCATCAATGGGGGGGATGCCCTCGTCTTCGGTTTCATCAGTGCGTTTTTGGCCGGATTCATGCCGTTTTTGATTTCCAATCAGTTCTGGTCTTTTTCCCCTAAAAAGCGTGTGACGTTCGCCGTCTTGCTTGGGTTCTGGCCAGCACTTGTCATGTTGGCGATCCTCCTGTCATATGCGTTCATCACGGGAGTCCCTGTGTCGGGGAATCAAGAGATGGGGATCTATGTCGTGATTTTCGGTGGCATCCAGGTATTGGGAGTGGGACTTGCAGCTCAGTTGAACGAATGGATGATTGAAAAGAAGCAGTTGAGAGAAGAGATCATGAAGTCGGAGAAGCTCAACACCCTCGGGGAGCTGGCTGCTTCGATTGCCCATGAGGTCCGGAATCCGTTAACGGTCGTGAAAGGCTTTCTTCAATTGATGAAAAAGCAGGTGAAGGGCGACCATGATGAATATTTGAAAATCGTGCTGAGTGAGCTTGGAAGGGCTGAAGATATCATCAATGATTACTTGAACTTTGCCAAGCCGGAGCTTGAAAAGGTTGAAAGGGTCAATGTGAAGGACGTCTTAATGGACGTCAATTTCCTTCTGAACGCCTATGCCTTGAAAGAAGGGGTTCATTTGGAGGCGGATGTGGAGGAAGAGGGTCTGTTGTGGACAGACCGGAACAAACTGAAACAGGCCTTCGTCAATATCATCAAGAACGCGATCGAAGCGACACCTCCGCAGGGAAGTGTGAACGTCAGCCTGGAAGTGAAGGACGCTTTGGCTCTGATCACCGTGAAGGATACGGGAAAAGGGATGACAAAGGAACAGGTTGCGAAACTTGGGACATTATTTTATACAACGAAAGATCATGGAACGGGCCTTGGTACATCGGTCTCCATCCGTATCATTGAGGCAATGGGGGGCAATGTCCGTTACTCAAGCGTTGTGGGAAAAGGAACGACTGCGGTCATCACCCTGCCGATGAATAGTGAAAAGATAGCCAGGTTACATCCTGAATCAAATAAAAAGTTCATGCATAAACAAAACGCTTAG
- a CDS encoding NAD(P)/FAD-dependent oxidoreductase, whose product MKSYIIVGAGILGASTAYHLAKAGARVTIVDRQEPGQATDAAAGIVCPWLSQRRNKVWYRLAKGGAKYYPEIIRELEADGETETGYKRVGAVSLHTDEDKLQKMIERAEKRREEAPEIGELTLLTSEETRQRFPLLSEEFKAVHVSGAARVDGRRMRDALLNGAKKHGATVRCGDASLRCENKEITGVNVGEEVLEADGVIVTAGAWAGELFQPLGINFLVSSQKAQILHLEVSNEETGDWPVVMPPNDQYLLAFPEGKVVAGATHENDAGFDRRVTAGGIHEVLHKAMGVAPGIGDGTVVETRVGFRPFTPGFLPVFGAMPGLHRVWVANGLGASGLTVGPYLGAELARLVLGEPTELDPADYDVAGAVE is encoded by the coding sequence ATGAAATCATATATTATCGTCGGCGCAGGCATCCTGGGTGCGTCTACGGCATATCATCTGGCCAAGGCCGGGGCGCGGGTCACGATCGTTGACAGGCAGGAGCCGGGGCAGGCAACGGATGCAGCAGCGGGGATTGTCTGTCCATGGCTGTCTCAGCGCAGGAATAAAGTGTGGTACCGTCTGGCAAAAGGCGGGGCGAAGTATTATCCGGAGATCATCCGTGAACTTGAAGCGGACGGTGAGACAGAGACAGGCTATAAGCGTGTAGGGGCGGTTTCCCTTCATACCGATGAAGATAAGCTTCAGAAAATGATAGAGCGGGCAGAGAAGCGGCGGGAGGAAGCGCCTGAAATCGGGGAACTTACCCTTTTGACATCGGAAGAGACGCGGCAGCGCTTCCCGCTCCTGTCTGAAGAATTCAAGGCCGTTCACGTCAGCGGCGCTGCCCGGGTGGATGGCAGAAGGATGCGTGATGCCTTATTGAACGGGGCGAAAAAGCATGGCGCTACGGTCCGCTGCGGGGATGCATCCCTCAGATGCGAGAATAAAGAAATCACAGGCGTGAACGTCGGGGAGGAAGTGCTGGAAGCAGACGGTGTCATTGTGACAGCCGGTGCTTGGGCCGGCGAACTCTTTCAGCCTTTGGGGATCAACTTCCTCGTTTCCTCCCAAAAAGCGCAAATCCTCCATCTCGAGGTGAGTAATGAAGAAACCGGGGACTGGCCGGTTGTCATGCCTCCGAATGATCAATACCTGCTTGCGTTTCCTGAAGGGAAAGTCGTGGCAGGTGCGACCCATGAAAATGATGCCGGGTTTGACAGGCGGGTGACGGCAGGGGGAATACATGAAGTGCTTCATAAAGCGATGGGGGTCGCCCCGGGGATCGGTGATGGTACGGTCGTCGAGACAAGAGTCGGTTTCCGTCCGTTCACCCCTGGATTTCTGCCGGTTTTCGGAGCGATGCCCGGGCTTCATCGCGTATGGGTCGCCAATGGTCTCGGAGCATCTGGACTGACGGTCGGTCCCTACCTTGGCGCAGAGCTCGCAAGACTTGTACTCGGTGAACCGACTGAGCTCGACCCTGCAGATTATGATGTGGCGGGGGCAGTCGAGTAA
- a CDS encoding YkuS family protein, with the protein MRIGVEQSLQNVVQALREKGHDVVELKQESDANGCDCCIVTGMDSNVMGIQNVATQGPVIEASGLSADQICQQVESRLH; encoded by the coding sequence ATGAGAATTGGTGTTGAACAATCCTTACAAAACGTCGTACAGGCCTTGCGTGAAAAAGGGCATGATGTAGTCGAGCTTAAACAGGAGTCAGATGCAAACGGATGTGACTGCTGTATCGTGACCGGGATGGATTCGAACGTCATGGGCATTCAAAACGTGGCAACCCAAGGTCCTGTCATTGAAGCGAGCGGATTAAGTGCAGATCAAATCTGTCAGCAAGTCGAAAGCAGACTTCATTAA
- a CDS encoding ferritin-like domain-containing protein, which yields MDQAKLNELIEGLNEDLANEYAAVILYTNYAAVVSGLYRQVLKPFFEQEIPDEQGHALYLAEKIKTLGGQPTTTPAPVKQTDNVKEMLEEGRKAEADTIERYKKRKEQAEELGLVELGIKLDDMIADETHHLEEFDRLLKDPSFN from the coding sequence ATGGATCAAGCAAAATTAAATGAATTGATTGAAGGTTTAAATGAAGATTTAGCAAATGAATATGCTGCAGTTATCCTTTATACAAATTACGCTGCCGTAGTCAGCGGTTTATATCGACAAGTATTAAAGCCTTTCTTTGAACAAGAAATCCCAGACGAGCAGGGACACGCTTTATACCTGGCGGAGAAAATCAAAACACTGGGCGGACAGCCGACAACGACGCCTGCTCCTGTTAAGCAGACTGACAATGTGAAAGAAATGCTGGAAGAAGGCCGCAAAGCAGAAGCGGATACGATTGAGCGCTATAAAAAGCGTAAAGAACAAGCAGAAGAATTGGGCCTTGTCGAGCTTGGCATCAAACTTGATGATATGATCGCAGACGAAACGCATCACCTTGAGGAATTTGACCGTTTATTGAAAGACCCTTCTTTCAACTGA
- a CDS encoding sodium-dependent transporter, producing the protein MSQREQWSSKIGFILAAAGSAIGLGAIWKFPYTAGQNGGGAFFLIFILFTLLLGLPLLLAEFSIGRTAGSNAVDSYRKIAPGSKWHWVGKLGMATSFILLSFYSVIGGWIVVYLFKAVTGQLNHLTSDEYAEVFGATISNPVTSVFVQFLFILMTIIVVAKGVQKGIELASKIMMPALFILFILLVIRAVTLDGALEGITFLLQPDFSKVTSQTILEAMGQSFFTLSVGVSVMVTYSSYLPKTQSLPKSAISIVGMNIFIVLLAGLAIFPAVFSFGLEPGAGPVLLFNVLPTIFSQLPFGMFFFIAFLVLFLFAALTSAFSMLEIIVAVIAKGEAQERKKWSWIIGLAIFVCGIPSALSFGILGDVTLFGKTVFDLADFAVSNVLLPIGALLIALFVPMKMKKTALYEELKQGSGLKKGLFETWFFLIRFVAPILIVVVMLDVLGVF; encoded by the coding sequence ATGAGTCAGCGTGAACAATGGTCATCGAAAATCGGCTTTATCCTGGCGGCAGCCGGGTCTGCAATCGGATTGGGGGCCATATGGAAGTTCCCTTATACTGCCGGGCAAAATGGAGGCGGAGCATTCTTCCTGATCTTTATCCTATTTACTTTATTACTCGGTCTTCCATTACTTCTTGCCGAATTTTCAATCGGCCGGACTGCCGGCAGCAATGCAGTCGATTCCTACCGGAAAATCGCCCCTGGTTCCAAATGGCACTGGGTCGGAAAACTTGGGATGGCGACGTCCTTCATCTTACTTTCCTTCTACAGTGTAATCGGCGGTTGGATTGTGGTGTATTTATTCAAAGCCGTAACGGGACAATTGAATCACCTTACATCCGATGAATACGCCGAGGTGTTCGGTGCGACGATCTCAAACCCTGTTACAAGTGTATTCGTTCAGTTCCTGTTCATTTTGATGACCATCATCGTGGTTGCAAAAGGCGTACAGAAAGGAATTGAACTGGCGAGCAAAATTATGATGCCGGCTTTATTTATTTTATTTATCCTTTTAGTCATCCGTGCCGTCACACTTGATGGCGCCCTTGAAGGGATCACCTTCCTGCTGCAGCCGGATTTCTCTAAAGTGACGTCACAGACGATCCTAGAAGCGATGGGGCAATCGTTCTTCACATTGAGTGTCGGGGTATCAGTAATGGTGACCTACAGTTCTTATTTACCGAAAACCCAGAGTCTGCCGAAGTCAGCCATCTCGATTGTCGGGATGAATATCTTCATCGTACTGCTCGCAGGCTTGGCCATCTTCCCTGCCGTCTTTTCATTCGGCTTGGAGCCTGGTGCAGGTCCGGTACTGTTATTCAATGTACTGCCTACGATCTTTAGTCAATTGCCTTTCGGAATGTTCTTCTTCATCGCATTCCTTGTCCTTTTCTTATTCGCAGCGTTGACTTCTGCATTCTCCATGCTTGAGATCATCGTGGCGGTCATTGCAAAGGGAGAAGCACAGGAGCGTAAAAAGTGGTCCTGGATCATCGGTCTGGCCATCTTTGTCTGCGGGATTCCTTCTGCGTTATCGTTCGGGATTCTCGGTGATGTCACCCTGTTTGGAAAAACGGTCTTTGACCTGGCCGACTTCGCGGTCAGCAATGTCCTGCTTCCGATCGGAGCATTACTCATTGCGCTATTCGTGCCGATGAAAATGAAGAAAACAGCTCTATACGAAGAGTTAAAGCAAGGAAGCGGCTTGAAAAAGGGATTATTTGAAACTTGGTTCTTCCTCATCCGCTTTGTTGCACCGATCCTGATCGTTGTCGTGATGCTTGATGTGCTTGGTGTATTTTAA
- a CDS encoding superoxide dismutase family protein: MDYYQYGYPAYVHYRNVPKMAYAHIQGGPLAPGLKGFVFFREMHNGVEVFAEVTGLPAYQAGEGGQKPIGPHGFHLHENGVCDIGDPSEPFKAAGGHWNPAKQPHGNHAGDFPVLFSNDGYAKMSFFTNKFNVGEVIGKGIIIHQNPDDFRSQPSGDAGKRLACGVVMGYGM, translated from the coding sequence ATGGATTATTATCAATACGGTTATCCTGCATATGTCCATTACAGGAATGTACCGAAGATGGCTTACGCCCATATTCAGGGAGGGCCGTTGGCTCCTGGTCTGAAGGGATTTGTATTCTTTCGGGAAATGCACAATGGGGTGGAGGTATTTGCGGAGGTGACGGGACTGCCTGCTTATCAAGCAGGAGAGGGGGGACAAAAGCCAATCGGTCCTCATGGATTTCATCTTCATGAAAACGGTGTGTGTGATATAGGGGATCCGTCAGAACCATTTAAAGCGGCAGGGGGTCACTGGAATCCGGCAAAGCAGCCACATGGGAATCATGCAGGGGATTTCCCGGTCCTTTTTTCAAACGACGGTTACGCAAAAATGTCTTTTTTCACTAATAAATTCAATGTGGGGGAAGTGATCGGCAAAGGGATCATCATCCATCAAAACCCCGACGACTTCCGTTCACAGCCTTCGGGTGATGCAGGAAAGAGATTGGCGTGCGGCGTGGTCATGGGGTATGGGATGTAA
- a CDS encoding YczE/YyaS/YitT family protein, giving the protein MKTRFVFYIIGLLALSLGVSLIIKGDLGAAPWDALAVGESNLLQLSIGTCIFLNGCVLICVNAVLLKERIQWLAALSIFVIGMMVDYWISIGLVMVEPVGLGQQLTLVLTGILLLGIGISVYLQAGLPTSPMDTFMVAIHHRFGLNLRNARLLNEAIAITLAMVFHGAVGIGTVIVACTLGFIIHIFYPIMERMYGKWS; this is encoded by the coding sequence ATGAAGACAAGATTCGTCTTTTATATCATAGGATTACTTGCTTTATCATTGGGTGTTTCACTCATTATCAAAGGGGATCTCGGGGCAGCCCCATGGGACGCACTGGCAGTGGGGGAATCAAATCTCCTCCAGCTTTCGATTGGGACATGCATCTTCTTGAACGGATGCGTCCTCATCTGCGTCAACGCCGTACTTCTGAAAGAAAGGATCCAGTGGCTCGCCGCCCTCTCGATCTTTGTCATTGGGATGATGGTGGATTATTGGATTTCGATCGGCCTCGTCATGGTCGAACCGGTTGGATTGGGCCAACAATTGACCCTCGTGCTGACCGGGATATTGTTACTCGGCATCGGAATATCCGTTTACTTGCAGGCAGGACTCCCTACAAGCCCGATGGATACGTTCATGGTCGCCATCCACCATCGTTTCGGTTTGAATTTACGGAATGCACGTTTGCTGAATGAGGCAATCGCCATCACACTCGCCATGGTCTTCCATGGAGCGGTCGGCATCGGCACCGTGATCGTCGCCTGCACGCTCGGTTTCATCATTCATATCTTCTATCCTATCATGGAACGTATGTACGGGAAATGGAGTTGA
- a CDS encoding ATP-dependent DNA helicase: MKISVRELVEFVYKEGSIDARFQSRSSMTIGTRLHQKLQKEYKDGDEKEVFLKGVKEIEEISYQLEGRCDGIHYEEGSVVVEEIKSTARKLEEIDSGSRVHWAQGECYAYLLAKEKGLSHVGVQLTYIEVESENTKSFNRMYGVEELELIVNEILIAYTPFARVRLENQKNKKNSIENLSFPFPHYRKGQKKLAGAVYKTVSESRTLYANAPTGTGKTISTLFPTIKAMEADSHWFYLTAKTITRTVAEEALLLLEKGGLSHRTVTITAKDKICFKEETICQKEYCEFANGYYDRINDALIDILKNESIITRPVIETYARKHRVCPFEYSIDLSYLVDGVICDYNYLFDPKVSLKRMGEDRKKRTTVLIDEAHNLVGRGREMYSASVKKSAFLEMKRRYPGHPALKDSLTGINKHFLRLKKDPGEDVREDLDMELIEALELFVEIAEKLLAEGDGEWPEEFLQLYFDALAFIRISHLFSENHRLIINRNNNDVEVKIYCIDPSTLIKQTTKHYSSAVFFSATLHPFSYYFQQLGGGEEDYRFLIPSPFEREQWQVGIHPISTRFKDRERTLPKIISSIEETFRRHTGNYLVFFSSYAYMKEAYGRMDMTDAVLMMQEPNMTESEREKFLEEFRSGRECPVIGFAVLGGIFSEGIDLKGDRLEGVIIIGVGLPQPDMEQEIIKDHFNERGHNGYDYAYVYPGLNKVFQSGGRLIRSEEDRGVLKLIDDRYLSPKYQSLLLEEWMNFNIHT, translated from the coding sequence ATGAAAATCTCTGTCAGGGAACTGGTTGAATTTGTATACAAGGAAGGAAGCATCGATGCGCGCTTCCAATCCAGGTCTTCCATGACGATCGGAACCAGACTCCATCAGAAGCTGCAAAAGGAATACAAGGACGGCGATGAAAAAGAGGTATTTCTGAAGGGGGTCAAAGAGATCGAAGAGATTTCCTACCAGCTCGAGGGCAGGTGTGACGGCATCCATTATGAAGAGGGAAGCGTGGTAGTGGAAGAAATCAAATCCACGGCAAGGAAGCTGGAAGAAATCGACTCCGGTTCACGTGTCCACTGGGCGCAAGGGGAATGTTACGCATACCTTTTGGCGAAGGAAAAAGGGCTCTCTCATGTAGGGGTTCAGCTTACTTATATCGAAGTCGAGTCGGAAAATACGAAGTCATTCAACCGAATGTATGGGGTGGAAGAGCTTGAACTCATCGTGAACGAGATCCTGATCGCTTATACGCCATTTGCCCGGGTAAGACTTGAGAATCAGAAAAATAAGAAGAACAGCATCGAAAATCTTTCCTTTCCTTTTCCTCACTACCGGAAAGGGCAGAAAAAGCTCGCCGGTGCCGTGTACAAAACGGTTTCTGAATCCAGGACCCTTTATGCGAACGCGCCTACCGGAACAGGCAAGACCATTTCCACCCTGTTCCCAACCATCAAAGCGATGGAGGCTGATTCCCATTGGTTTTATTTAACGGCAAAAACGATTACCCGGACAGTTGCAGAAGAAGCGCTTCTCCTTTTGGAAAAAGGGGGTTTGTCCCATCGGACGGTTACAATCACGGCAAAAGATAAAATCTGTTTTAAAGAAGAGACGATCTGCCAGAAAGAATATTGCGAGTTTGCAAATGGCTACTATGATCGAATCAACGATGCACTGATCGATATCCTGAAGAATGAAAGTATCATCACCCGACCAGTCATTGAGACGTATGCGAGAAAGCATAGAGTTTGTCCCTTTGAATACTCGATCGATCTTTCCTATCTGGTCGACGGGGTCATCTGTGATTACAACTACCTCTTCGATCCAAAGGTTTCATTGAAAAGAATGGGAGAGGACCGGAAAAAAAGGACAACGGTTCTGATTGATGAAGCTCATAATCTTGTCGGGAGAGGAAGGGAGATGTACTCAGCCTCCGTGAAAAAATCAGCTTTCCTGGAAATGAAACGTCGGTATCCCGGGCACCCGGCGCTGAAGGACAGTCTGACCGGAATCAACAAACATTTCCTCCGGCTGAAAAAGGACCCGGGGGAGGACGTTCGGGAGGATCTGGATATGGAACTGATCGAAGCGTTGGAACTCTTTGTTGAAATCGCAGAGAAGCTTCTTGCGGAAGGGGACGGAGAATGGCCGGAGGAGTTTCTGCAGCTGTATTTCGATGCCCTTGCCTTTATCAGGATCTCTCACCTTTTTTCTGAGAACCATCGCTTGATCATCAACCGGAACAACAATGATGTGGAAGTGAAAATCTATTGTATCGACCCTTCAACACTGATTAAGCAGACAACAAAACACTATTCCTCTGCGGTGTTTTTCTCCGCCACCCTTCATCCTTTTTCTTATTACTTTCAGCAATTGGGTGGAGGGGAAGAGGATTACCGGTTCTTGATTCCTTCGCCATTTGAAAGGGAACAATGGCAGGTCGGTATCCACCCGATTTCGACCAGGTTCAAGGATCGGGAACGGACCCTCCCAAAAATCATCTCTTCCATAGAAGAGACATTCCGCCGGCATACCGGGAATTACCTTGTTTTCTTTTCCTCCTATGCCTATATGAAGGAGGCCTACGGGAGAATGGATATGACGGATGCGGTCTTGATGATGCAAGAGCCGAATATGACCGAATCTGAACGGGAAAAGTTCCTCGAAGAGTTCAGGAGCGGCAGGGAGTGTCCTGTCATTGGGTTCGCTGTATTGGGCGGGATCTTCTCAGAGGGAATCGATCTGAAGGGAGACCGGCTTGAAGGCGTGATCATCATCGGTGTAGGTTTGCCCCAGCCTGATATGGAGCAGGAAATCATCAAGGATCATTTTAATGAGCGGGGGCACAACGGGTATGATTATGCCTATGTCTATCCCGGATTGAATAAAGTCTTTCAGTCAGGGGGGAGGCTGATCCGGTCCGAGGAAGACCGTGGCGTACTGAAACTGATTGATGACCGGTACTTGTCACCTAAATACCAGTCGCTGCTCCTTGAAGAATGGATGAATTTCAACATCCACACATAA